A genomic region of Alnus glutinosa chromosome 11, dhAlnGlut1.1, whole genome shotgun sequence contains the following coding sequences:
- the LOC133881155 gene encoding aquaporin TIP1-1-like, which translates to MPFRNTAVGRPEEAAHPYALKSALVEFISTLTFVFAGEGSGMAFNKLTDNGSTTSARLVAAALAHAFGLFVAVSVAANISGSHVNPTVTFGAFVGGNITLLRGILYWITQLLGSTVACLLLKFATNGLVRKAIRFLLVVTASLTLYESRDGDTGRTILHALGLGTPSHRPTSPQRFRYGSWPTGRI; encoded by the coding sequence ATGCCGTTTAGGAATACTGCCGTCGGAAGGCCGGAGGAGGCGGCTCACCCATATGCCCTGAAGTCGgcgttggtggagttcatatctaCTCTCACATTCGTGTTTGCTGGGGAGGGCTCCGGCATGGCCTTCAACAAGCTCACTGACAACGGCTCCACAACCTCAGCAAGGCTCGTGGCGGCTGCCCTGGCACACGCTTTTGGTCTTTTTGTCGCCGTATCCGTCGCCGCCAACATCTCCGGCAGCCATGTGAACCCAACTGTCACCTTCGGCGCCTTCGTCGGTGGTAACATCACCCTCCTCCGTGGCATCCTCTACTGGATCACCCAGCTCCTTGGATCCACCGTTGCTTGCTTGCTTCTTAAGTTCGCCACCAACGGCCTGGTGAGAAAGGCTATTCGTTTTCTGTTAGTTGTTACTGCTAGTCTGACACTTTATGAGTCCAGGGATGGCGACACGGGCCGGACCATATTGCATGCACTTGGGCTTGGAACGCCCTCTCACCGTCCAACCTCTCCGCAGAGATTCCGCTATGGAAGCTGGCCAACAGGACGTATTTGA